In Myxococcales bacterium, the following proteins share a genomic window:
- a CDS encoding TolC family protein: protein MSEKRHHVFLASLLCAALSSPLAQAEEQRIDVRAAVARALVDSPSRLASELEVERARQGVLSEEGRYSYVFIADAGYTRQKTPRLGTGDTVTGSVSRSYTVGSALRRSFPLGTSAEIRVQGERFENDATTGALGGGSANGYGVSTRASLTQPLLRGAGTRVGEADLRTARVQKDLSGKTRDRVKSELVRDVVLQYWELWYSDEARRIERAALALAKQQEADTQARVLQGAAAESDVFTFSSRVAQLEESVVAADLTQRQRALELARLIGSPDPERQLAASATAPPAAGPSATRADVEAALRKGSVELAELEAQVKLARTRAEVAGESTRPRLDLEGFVESQGVSERIPRAAARAGQLGWLTLHVGVVFELPLDDSRRNAEKRAALLSARISEHNLKAGRDRITAEAALAVTNESVASRRVALAEKTLTITQKAHAAEKARFELGQTLAIVVQQAEDDLRRAKLRVARARVDLVQEQTVVLHLAGRLLDAYAAAPSG, encoded by the coding sequence ATGAGTGAAAAGCGTCATCATGTGTTCCTGGCCAGTCTCTTGTGCGCGGCGCTGAGCTCGCCCCTGGCCCAGGCCGAGGAGCAACGCATCGACGTGCGGGCCGCGGTGGCGCGGGCGCTCGTCGACAGCCCGTCTCGCCTAGCGTCGGAGCTCGAGGTGGAACGCGCCCGACAGGGTGTGCTGTCGGAAGAAGGCCGCTACTCGTACGTGTTCATCGCGGACGCCGGGTACACCCGGCAGAAGACGCCTCGGCTTGGGACGGGGGACACCGTGACGGGCTCGGTCTCCCGGAGCTACACCGTCGGCTCGGCGCTCCGGCGCAGTTTTCCGCTGGGTACGAGCGCCGAGATCCGCGTGCAAGGCGAGCGCTTCGAGAACGACGCGACGACGGGTGCGTTGGGCGGCGGGTCGGCGAATGGCTACGGAGTCAGCACGCGGGCGTCCCTGACCCAGCCCCTGTTGCGCGGCGCGGGCACGCGGGTCGGCGAGGCCGACCTCCGAACGGCGCGCGTGCAGAAGGATCTGTCTGGCAAGACCCGCGACCGGGTGAAGAGCGAGCTCGTCCGAGACGTGGTCCTCCAGTACTGGGAGCTCTGGTATTCGGACGAAGCGCGGCGCATCGAGCGCGCAGCCCTGGCGCTCGCCAAGCAACAAGAGGCGGACACACAGGCCCGCGTGCTCCAGGGTGCCGCGGCGGAGAGCGACGTGTTCACCTTCTCGAGCCGCGTCGCGCAGCTCGAGGAGTCGGTGGTGGCGGCGGATTTGACCCAGCGCCAGCGCGCCCTGGAGCTCGCCCGGCTGATTGGTTCTCCGGATCCCGAGCGTCAGCTCGCGGCCAGCGCGACCGCACCGCCCGCCGCGGGGCCGAGCGCCACACGCGCCGACGTCGAAGCGGCGCTGCGCAAGGGGTCGGTGGAACTGGCGGAGCTCGAGGCCCAGGTGAAGCTCGCGCGCACGCGGGCCGAAGTCGCGGGGGAGTCCACGCGGCCGCGCCTCGATCTCGAAGGGTTCGTGGAGTCGCAGGGCGTGAGTGAACGCATCCCGCGGGCCGCCGCCCGAGCCGGGCAACTCGGCTGGCTCACGCTACACGTAGGGGTGGTGTTCGAGCTGCCTCTGGATGACTCGAGGCGCAATGCCGAGAAGCGCGCGGCGTTGCTCAGCGCGCGCATCAGCGAGCACAACCTGAAGGCGGGACGAGACCGCATCACCGCAGAGGCCGCGCTGGCAGTGACGAACGAGAGTGTGGCGTCGCGTCGGGTGGCGCTGGCGGAGAAGACGCTGACGATCACGCAGAAGGCTCACGCCGCGGAGAAGGCCCGCTTCGAGCTGGGTCAGACCTTGGCCATCGTGGTCCAGCAGGCGGAGGACGATCTGCGGCGCGCCAAGCTCCGCGTCGCGCGAGCTCGCGTCGACCTCGTCCAAGAACAGACCGTGGTGCTGCACTTGGCCGGGCGCCTGCTCGACGCGTACGCAGCGGCGCCGAGCGGGTGA
- a CDS encoding ABC transporter permease: MIRLTLIMALREIRRNTMRSFLTMLGIVIGVGAVIALVTIGEGATAKVTSDIGKLGNNLLIVSPGGSRRSSGFSAASGFTKEDVDAIRRDVPGAEKVAPTAGRQALAVWGNRNWRTSVTGTTAEYIEVRAYAIAEGRSFTDAEITAGQPLCLLGASVKKELFGSIDAIGEAIRLDKLSCEVIGVLAAKGQSGMGQDQDDVVLLPLRAVQRRLAGSNDINSVFVTASSAKSTTRVKEQIEALLRERRQVAAGAEDDFNVRDMQEIAQTVSSATGALTALLGAIAAVSLLVGGIGIMNIMLVNVTERTREIGIRLAIGAMAREVLLQFLVEAVVLSMIGGALGIGIGLAGSYAATRALGVPFVVLPNILVVAFLFSALVGVLFGYLPAHKAARLNPIEALRHE, translated from the coding sequence GTGATCCGCCTCACGCTGATCATGGCGCTCCGGGAGATCCGCCGTAACACCATGCGGTCGTTCCTGACCATGCTGGGGATCGTGATCGGCGTCGGCGCGGTCATCGCGCTCGTGACCATCGGGGAGGGCGCCACCGCAAAGGTCACCTCCGACATCGGCAAACTCGGCAACAACCTGCTGATCGTCTCCCCGGGTGGGAGTCGTCGTTCGAGCGGATTCTCCGCGGCGTCGGGCTTCACCAAAGAAGACGTGGACGCGATCCGTCGGGACGTTCCGGGCGCCGAGAAGGTGGCGCCGACCGCGGGGCGCCAGGCGCTCGCGGTCTGGGGCAACCGCAACTGGCGCACGTCCGTGACGGGCACGACGGCGGAGTACATCGAGGTCCGCGCCTACGCCATCGCAGAAGGGCGCAGCTTCACCGACGCGGAGATCACGGCGGGGCAGCCGCTTTGTCTGCTGGGCGCTTCGGTGAAAAAGGAGCTCTTTGGTTCGATTGACGCCATCGGCGAGGCCATCCGCCTCGACAAGCTCTCGTGTGAGGTCATCGGAGTGCTGGCCGCCAAGGGCCAGTCCGGCATGGGCCAAGATCAAGACGACGTCGTGCTCCTGCCGCTGCGCGCGGTGCAACGGCGGCTCGCGGGCAGCAACGACATCAACTCGGTGTTCGTGACGGCCTCGAGCGCCAAGAGCACGACGCGGGTGAAGGAACAGATCGAGGCTTTGTTGCGCGAGCGGCGCCAGGTCGCCGCGGGCGCCGAGGACGACTTCAACGTGCGCGACATGCAAGAAATTGCTCAAACCGTCAGCAGCGCGACCGGCGCTCTGACCGCGCTGCTCGGCGCCATCGCGGCGGTGAGTCTGTTGGTGGGTGGCATCGGGATCATGAACATCATGCTGGTCAACGTGACCGAGCGCACACGGGAGATCGGCATCCGCCTGGCGATTGGCGCGATGGCGCGCGAGGTCTTGTTGCAGTTCTTGGTCGAGGCCGTCGTGCTGTCGATGATCGGCGGGGCGCTCGGGATCGGCATCGGCCTCGCTGGTTCCTACGCCGCGACTCGCGCGTTGGGCGTCCCCTTCGTCGTGTTACCGAACATTCTGGTCGTCGCCTTCTTGTTCTCGGCGTTGGTCGGCGTGCTGTTCGGCTACCTGCCCGCGCACAAGGCAGCGCGGCTCAACCCCATCGAGGCACTGCGGCATGAGTGA
- a CDS encoding serine/threonine protein kinase, whose amino-acid sequence MSSTAPSTHARGFLQKRLALMYRVGFALSLAFLLGVVVVRGLIGGDVMTELRSASRWFHILATLVTGGLWLVLRGRPLPFRTLEWVDAVGIVGLSILLHLNGALFPIRTVAVFNLVLTTATAAVLRAVVVPSTARRTLTLGVITGAFAVLVFFLSALHPRWPVHQTGPADWPLPFQLISLLLWLGCLLATATLASRVIFGLRREVSEAQKLGQYTLGAKIGEGGMGIVYRATHAMLRRETALKLLPPDRIDAQSVRRFEREVVQTARLRHPNTVAIFDYGRTPEGVFYYAMEYLDGLTIDELVEREGPLPPGRVIWLLSQVCASLAEAHQLGLVHRDIKPANIMVIGHTAAYDHVKVLDFGLVKTLTKAQGDSLSQADELTGTPLYMAPELISTPDGAEAASDLYAVAAVGYYMLTGKHVFEAKTVIEVCADHLHTAPIPVHTRLGRPVPADLEALIMQGLQKKPGDRPLSAAALRESLAACDIAAWSQHDARVWWEAHGVATNATFDPESDPASARTIEVTQRSPE is encoded by the coding sequence GTGAGCTCGACCGCGCCGTCAACCCACGCCCGGGGCTTCTTGCAGAAGCGTCTCGCGCTGATGTACCGCGTGGGCTTTGCGCTGAGTCTTGCTTTTCTGCTCGGCGTCGTCGTCGTGCGTGGGCTGATCGGCGGGGACGTGATGACCGAGCTCCGCTCGGCCTCCCGCTGGTTTCACATCCTCGCGACGCTGGTCACGGGTGGCTTGTGGCTCGTCCTACGCGGCAGACCGCTGCCCTTCCGGACCCTGGAGTGGGTCGATGCCGTCGGCATCGTCGGACTCTCGATCCTGTTGCACCTCAACGGGGCCCTGTTTCCGATTCGAACGGTCGCCGTGTTCAACCTGGTGCTGACCACCGCAACCGCCGCCGTGCTTCGAGCGGTGGTCGTGCCGAGCACGGCTCGACGTACCCTGACGCTGGGCGTGATCACCGGCGCCTTCGCGGTGCTCGTGTTCTTCCTGTCGGCGCTCCACCCGCGCTGGCCCGTGCATCAGACGGGCCCCGCGGACTGGCCACTCCCGTTCCAGCTCATCAGCCTGCTGCTCTGGCTCGGCTGTCTGCTGGCGACGGCCACGCTGGCGTCGCGGGTCATCTTTGGTCTACGCCGCGAGGTGAGCGAGGCGCAAAAGCTCGGTCAGTACACGCTGGGCGCGAAGATCGGCGAGGGCGGAATGGGAATCGTGTACCGCGCGACCCACGCCATGCTGCGGCGCGAGACCGCGCTCAAGCTGCTGCCGCCCGACCGGATCGACGCGCAATCGGTGCGCCGCTTCGAGCGCGAGGTCGTTCAGACCGCGCGCCTTCGTCACCCGAACACGGTGGCCATCTTCGACTACGGCCGCACGCCGGAGGGCGTCTTTTACTACGCGATGGAGTACCTGGACGGTTTGACCATCGACGAGCTGGTCGAGCGAGAGGGCCCGCTCCCGCCCGGCCGCGTGATCTGGCTGTTGTCCCAGGTGTGCGCGTCGCTCGCCGAGGCGCATCAACTCGGGCTCGTTCATCGCGACATCAAGCCCGCGAATATCATGGTCATCGGGCACACCGCGGCCTACGACCACGTCAAGGTCCTGGACTTTGGCCTGGTCAAGACCCTCACGAAGGCTCAGGGCGACTCCTTGTCGCAAGCCGACGAGCTGACCGGTACGCCGCTCTACATGGCGCCGGAGCTGATCTCGACGCCGGACGGCGCCGAGGCGGCCAGCGACCTCTACGCGGTCGCGGCCGTCGGTTATTACATGTTGACGGGCAAACACGTGTTCGAGGCAAAGACGGTGATCGAGGTCTGCGCCGACCACCTGCACACCGCGCCGATCCCGGTTCACACTCGGTTGGGGCGTCCGGTGCCCGCCGATCTGGAGGCGCTCATCATGCAGGGCCTGCAGAAGAAGCCCGGCGATCGGCCGCTGAGCGCCGCGGCGCTCCGCGAGTCACTCGCCGCCTGTGACATTGCAGCCTGGAGTCAGCACGACGCTCGGGTCTGGTGGGAGGCCCACGGCGTCGCCACCAATGCCACGTTCGATCCTGAGTCCGATCCCGCGAGTGCCCGGACGATCGAGGTCACCCAGCGCAGCCCGGAGTGA
- a CDS encoding ABC transporter ATP-binding protein, giving the protein MSAPAPSQSASVVEFEQVYKIYGEGDTEVRALNGVDMRIDRGEFVAIMGSSGSGKSTAMNIIGCLDAPSHGAYLFRGVDVGSLDQDQRALLRRHYVGFVFQGYNLLARTTAIENVELPLVYRRVPVRERHERALAALDAVGLADRRDHTPAELSGGQQQRVAIARALVSEPSLLLADEPTGNLDSARKHETMELLVRLNKERGITIAMVTHEPDMSVYVSRVVMFKDGLIVDQGRPEDVEFFGPTSRRPLSQRGVS; this is encoded by the coding sequence ATGAGCGCGCCCGCGCCCAGCCAGAGCGCCAGCGTCGTCGAGTTCGAGCAGGTCTACAAGATTTATGGCGAGGGAGACACCGAGGTTCGTGCCCTCAACGGGGTCGATATGCGCATCGACCGCGGAGAGTTCGTCGCGATCATGGGCTCGAGCGGCTCCGGCAAGTCGACGGCAATGAACATCATCGGTTGCCTCGACGCTCCCAGTCATGGCGCTTACCTGTTTCGCGGCGTCGATGTCGGCTCGCTCGACCAAGATCAACGCGCCCTCTTGCGACGACATTACGTGGGGTTCGTCTTCCAAGGTTACAACCTCCTGGCGCGCACCACCGCCATCGAGAACGTCGAGTTGCCCCTGGTTTACCGACGTGTGCCGGTGCGGGAACGCCACGAACGTGCCCTGGCAGCGCTCGACGCCGTGGGGCTCGCGGATCGCAGGGATCACACCCCGGCCGAGCTGTCTGGCGGTCAACAGCAGCGCGTGGCCATCGCCCGGGCGCTCGTCAGCGAACCGTCGCTGCTCTTGGCCGATGAGCCGACGGGCAACCTCGACTCGGCCCGCAAGCACGAGACCATGGAGCTGCTCGTGCGCCTGAACAAGGAGCGCGGCATCACCATTGCCATGGTCACGCACGAGCCGGACATGAGTGTCTACGTGTCGCGGGTGGTGATGTTCAAGGACGGCTTGATCGTGGACCAAGGGCGTCCGGAGGACGTCGAGTTCTTCGGCCCAACCTCCCGGCGCCCACTGTCTCAACGGGGTGTCTCGTGA
- a CDS encoding pyridoxamine 5'-phosphate oxidase family protein — protein MPETDPTKLASDIAFTPAVKALQVQRGSRSAYARMEAGGGWARGISDELRAFIGEQTSVFLGTANAEGQPYIQHRGGPRGFLRVLDEHTLAFADFRGNRQFISLGNLSENPKIHLFLIDYAQQRRIKLWGRAKVVDDDPQLLADLMPAGYAAKPEQAIVIEVHAWDVNCPQHIPQRLEAADVAEALAERDRRISELEERLRQAESER, from the coding sequence ATGCCCGAAACAGACCCGACCAAGCTGGCGAGTGACATCGCCTTCACCCCGGCCGTCAAGGCGCTTCAGGTCCAGCGAGGTTCTCGCTCGGCGTACGCACGAATGGAGGCGGGCGGCGGTTGGGCGCGTGGCATCAGCGATGAGCTCAGGGCGTTCATCGGCGAACAGACGAGTGTGTTTCTGGGCACCGCGAACGCAGAGGGTCAGCCGTACATCCAGCACCGCGGCGGGCCGCGAGGGTTCTTGCGTGTGCTGGACGAGCACACCCTGGCGTTCGCCGACTTCCGCGGCAACCGTCAGTTCATCTCGCTTGGTAACCTGTCCGAGAACCCGAAGATCCACCTGTTCCTGATCGACTACGCCCAGCAACGCCGGATCAAGCTCTGGGGACGGGCGAAGGTCGTCGACGACGACCCCCAGCTCTTGGCTGACCTCATGCCAGCGGGCTACGCTGCGAAGCCGGAGCAGGCCATCGTGATCGAGGTGCACGCCTGGGACGTGAACTGCCCACAGCACATTCCCCAGCGGCTCGAGGCGGCGGACGTGGCCGAGGCGCTGGCCGAACGTGACCGCCGCATCAGCGAGCTGGAAGAGCGGCTACGGCAGGCCGAATCGGAACGATGA
- a CDS encoding metallophosphatase domain-containing protein, with protein MRIVAMADTHLYHRELVVPDGDVLIHAGDLCRGGQLRELAIALDWLGELPHREKLVVAGNHDWAFLRERESAKRLLPPRVSYLEDSAVSLRGVRFWGSPWQPEFCDWAFNLPRGAALAEVWARMPEDTNVLITHGPPAGIGDAVSVARREGCADLLARVRGVRPALHVFGHIHEDGGAWQIGETLFANVTTWECERPPTVIDLDPTTKTVTPVSVPPARGGAA; from the coding sequence AATGGCGGATACCCACCTGTATCATCGTGAGCTCGTGGTTCCCGATGGCGACGTCCTGATCCACGCCGGCGATCTGTGTCGCGGGGGTCAGCTGCGGGAGCTTGCCATCGCACTGGACTGGCTCGGAGAGCTGCCACATCGTGAAAAGCTCGTGGTGGCCGGCAATCACGACTGGGCGTTCTTGCGTGAGCGGGAGAGCGCAAAACGCCTGTTGCCGCCCCGGGTCAGCTATCTCGAGGACTCGGCTGTGAGCCTGCGCGGCGTCCGCTTCTGGGGCAGCCCGTGGCAACCCGAATTCTGCGACTGGGCCTTCAACCTGCCGCGGGGCGCTGCGCTGGCCGAAGTGTGGGCTCGAATGCCGGAGGACACCAACGTGCTGATCACCCACGGTCCGCCCGCGGGCATCGGCGACGCGGTCTCCGTGGCTCGCCGCGAGGGCTGCGCCGACTTGCTCGCTCGCGTGCGGGGGGTCCGCCCCGCGCTGCACGTGTTTGGCCACATCCACGAGGATGGTGGCGCCTGGCAGATCGGCGAGACGCTTTTTGCCAACGTGACGACCTGGGAGTGCGAGCGCCCGCCGACGGTGATCGATCTGGATCCCACCACGAAGACCGTGACCCCGGTGAGCGTTCCGCCGGCGCGCGGCGGAGCAGCCTGA
- a CDS encoding LysR family transcriptional regulator, translated as MDRIEAMVAFVAVADLRGFAAAARKLQLSPPAVTRLVAGLEERLGTRLLQRTTRSVTLTDAGTRYLERARGILADISEAEAAAQAERTEPSGRLVLAAPSVFGRMHVAPAVSRYLLHYPEVVAELTLSDRVENLVEDGIDAAVRIGNLLDSSLVARNVGATRRVVVASPAYVARHEKRHGARSLKTPAELSKPGSRADVIQFTGLTPRPEWRFVRRGKELRVPISPRYVSNSADAAIGHAELGGGLTMVLSYQIAEAVRAGRLQILFADYEPPPLPIHIVYPTTRLLSAKVRVFAELVISTCSWRFVELEAPGG; from the coding sequence GTGGACCGGATCGAGGCGATGGTCGCGTTCGTAGCCGTGGCCGACCTGCGGGGATTTGCCGCGGCCGCGCGCAAGCTTCAGCTCTCGCCACCGGCCGTCACGCGACTGGTTGCCGGGCTCGAGGAGCGGCTCGGCACCCGCTTGCTCCAGCGTACGACTCGCTCCGTGACGCTGACTGATGCGGGCACGCGCTATCTGGAGCGAGCGCGCGGGATCCTCGCCGACATCAGCGAAGCCGAGGCCGCGGCACAGGCCGAGCGGACCGAGCCATCCGGGCGTTTGGTTCTGGCGGCGCCGAGTGTGTTCGGCCGCATGCACGTGGCGCCCGCCGTCTCCCGCTACCTGCTGCATTATCCCGAGGTCGTCGCCGAGCTGACGCTCTCGGATCGCGTGGAGAACCTCGTGGAAGATGGGATCGATGCGGCGGTGCGCATCGGCAACCTGCTCGACTCGAGCTTGGTAGCGCGCAACGTCGGGGCGACGCGGCGGGTGGTCGTAGCATCGCCCGCGTACGTCGCTCGTCACGAGAAACGCCATGGCGCCCGGTCGCTGAAGACTCCAGCGGAGCTGTCGAAGCCCGGCAGCCGCGCCGACGTGATCCAGTTCACCGGACTCACGCCGCGCCCCGAGTGGCGCTTTGTGCGGCGGGGCAAGGAGCTGCGGGTGCCGATCAGTCCCCGATACGTCAGCAACAGCGCCGACGCTGCCATTGGCCACGCCGAGCTCGGCGGTGGTTTGACGATGGTCTTGAGCTATCAGATCGCGGAGGCCGTGCGTGCGGGACGACTTCAGATCCTCTTCGCTGACTACGAACCGCCCCCGCTTCCGATCCACATCGTGTATCCGACCACCCGACTGCTCTCGGCGAAGGTTCGCGTGTTCGCGGAGCTGGTCATCAGCACCTGCAGCTGGCGGTTCGTGGAGCTCGAGGCTCCGGGAGGTTGA
- a CDS encoding efflux RND transporter periplasmic adaptor subunit, which produces MAQLGVGKGRGARRWLWRIGALLVLLGVAAGFYVWRARVSSAKKETYVTAKVEASDLRETVIATGTLTPLDAVEVGAEVSGRVLKVNVDVNDRVKAGQELVEIDQEALVARVEESAAQLRSAGASSRNARASVKEAELKAVRIRELNKKGLASAQELETAEATLERARASVATASAQVTVARAGLKTAKTNQGKAVVKSPIDGIVLARSVEPGQTVTAGFQTPVLFTLARDITEMQLKVDVDEADVGKVKEGQVATFVVDAHPKRQFRSKVVRLNNLPKAGTTVVTYEGLLTVDNSERLLRPGMTATATVITQDIKGVLSVPNAALRFRPKAKGGAAASKGGGLPMPGLGRGRGFGPGGGGGPRPASSSGEPAAPRQPRDTVFVLRDGAPARVPIEIGATDGKRTEVRSGELPAGADVITDIEDAP; this is translated from the coding sequence ATGGCACAACTGGGCGTTGGGAAGGGCCGCGGCGCTCGTCGCTGGCTGTGGCGCATCGGCGCGCTTCTGGTGCTGCTCGGGGTCGCGGCCGGGTTCTACGTCTGGCGCGCACGGGTCAGCAGCGCGAAGAAAGAAACCTACGTCACTGCCAAGGTCGAGGCGTCGGATCTGCGCGAGACAGTGATCGCAACGGGCACCCTCACACCGCTCGACGCCGTCGAGGTTGGCGCGGAGGTCTCCGGTCGTGTGCTCAAGGTGAACGTGGACGTGAACGATCGGGTCAAGGCCGGGCAAGAGCTGGTCGAGATCGATCAAGAGGCGCTCGTGGCCCGGGTCGAGGAGTCGGCCGCTCAGCTGCGCAGTGCGGGGGCGTCGTCGCGGAACGCCCGCGCCAGCGTGAAGGAGGCGGAGCTCAAGGCGGTGCGCATTCGTGAGCTGAACAAGAAGGGTCTTGCTTCAGCCCAGGAGCTGGAGACCGCGGAGGCGACCCTGGAGCGCGCGCGGGCGTCGGTCGCGACGGCGTCCGCGCAGGTCACCGTCGCGCGCGCGGGGCTGAAGACCGCGAAAACGAACCAGGGCAAGGCGGTGGTGAAGTCTCCCATCGACGGCATCGTGCTGGCCCGCAGCGTGGAGCCCGGGCAGACCGTGACAGCAGGGTTTCAGACGCCGGTGCTGTTCACGCTGGCGCGCGACATCACCGAGATGCAGCTCAAGGTGGATGTCGACGAGGCCGACGTGGGCAAGGTGAAAGAAGGACAAGTTGCCACCTTCGTCGTCGACGCCCACCCGAAGCGCCAGTTCCGCTCGAAGGTCGTGAGGCTGAACAACCTGCCCAAGGCGGGAACGACGGTGGTCACCTACGAAGGGCTCCTGACCGTCGACAACTCGGAACGTTTGTTGCGCCCCGGCATGACGGCCACCGCGACCGTCATCACCCAGGACATCAAGGGCGTGCTCTCGGTGCCGAACGCGGCCCTCAGATTTCGTCCCAAGGCCAAGGGCGGTGCGGCGGCCAGCAAGGGTGGGGGGCTGCCGATGCCCGGTCTCGGTCGGGGCAGAGGTTTCGGCCCCGGCGGCGGGGGTGGGCCTCGCCCCGCGAGCTCCAGCGGCGAGCCGGCCGCGCCGCGGCAGCCGCGCGACACGGTGTTCGTGCTACGCGACGGCGCCCCGGCGCGGGTACCGATCGAGATCGGAGCCACGGATGGCAAACGCACGGAGGTGCGCTCCGGTGAGCTGCCCGCCGGCGCCGATGTGATCACCGACATCGAGGACGCGCCATGA
- a CDS encoding sigma-70 family RNA polymerase sigma factor, which translates to MSEPDLSLVAKKVRAGDRAAYRTLVERTERALFRLAARLLGNEADAEEVLQEAYVKAFTALTDGSFDGRAQVQTWLYRVVTNTALDALRRRKARPRGDDSALEKLVGDAGNDPEARLALAELGRWLDELPAEQRAAVVLCSVEGLTNPEAAEVLGVSAGAIEQRLVRARATLRGRRGNDD; encoded by the coding sequence GTGTCAGAGCCCGACCTCAGCTTGGTGGCCAAGAAGGTCCGCGCCGGCGATCGCGCTGCGTATCGGACCTTGGTCGAGCGCACCGAGCGCGCTCTATTCCGGCTCGCCGCCCGCCTCCTGGGTAACGAGGCGGACGCGGAGGAAGTTCTCCAAGAGGCCTACGTGAAAGCGTTCACCGCACTGACGGACGGCAGCTTCGACGGTCGCGCGCAGGTTCAGACCTGGCTGTATCGGGTCGTCACCAACACCGCCCTCGATGCGCTCCGGCGGAGGAAAGCCCGGCCGCGGGGTGACGACTCGGCACTCGAGAAGCTCGTCGGCGATGCTGGCAACGACCCCGAAGCGCGCCTGGCCCTGGCGGAGCTTGGACGCTGGCTGGACGAGCTACCCGCCGAACAACGCGCCGCGGTGGTACTGTGCAGCGTCGAAGGGTTGACCAACCCGGAAGCCGCCGAGGTGCTCGGCGTGAGTGCGGGCGCGATCGAGCAGCGCTTGGTTCGGGCTCGGGCCACGCTCAGGGGCCGAAGAGGAAACGATGACTGA